The region CCGGATTTATTAAAATCCCCTACAATGATATTGCTGCTTTAGAAGAAGTTTTAAATCAAGAAGCCGGAAATATTGCCGCATTTTTGGTAGAACCGATTCAGGGAGAAGCAGGAGTATATGTTCCTAATGAAGGTTTCCTGAAAAATGCATCCGAATTATGTAAAAAACATAACGTTCTTTTCATAGCCGATGAAGTTCAGACAGGAATTGCAAGAACCGGAAAATTAATCGCTTGTCATCATGAAAATGTGCAACCGGATATTTTAATTCTCGGAAAAGCGCTTTCCGGTGGAATGTACCCTGTTTCAGCGGTTTTAGCAGACAACGAAATCATGAACGTCATTAAACCGGGACAGCATGGTTCTACATTTGGAGGAAACCCGATTGCGTGTGCCGTTGCTGTTGCAGCTTTAGACGTTGTTGAAGAAGAAAAATTATCTGAAAGAGCTGAAAACCTGGGCCAAATATTCAGAGCCGAAATTGAAAAATTGATTACAAAAACAGATTTGATTACCAAAGTAAGAGGAAAGGGCTTATTAAATGCTATTTTAATCAATGATACTCCGGACAGCTCTACAGCCTGGAATATCTGTGTGCAATTAAAGGAAAACGGATTATTGGCTAAACCAACCCATGGAAATATCATCAGGTTAGCTCCACCTTTGGTCATTACAGAAGAACAACTCCTAGAATGCGTAAAGATTATTGAAAAAACGGTTCTGGAGTTTCAAAAATAAAAAAATTAAAATTTAATTAAAAAAAATAGCACTCATTTTCAGAGTGTTATTTTTTTATTATGAAAATCATACAAACGATTGATTAACTTTTTACAACTTTTATTATCTAATACATACTAATTAGTTGTTGAAAATGAAGAACCCGAAAATAAGTGCGCTTCTTATTACTTTTAATGAAGAAAAAAATATAGAAGAAGCGTTAAAATCCGTTGATTTTGCAGATGAAATCATTGTTTTAGATTCTTACAGTACAGATAAAACAG is a window of Candidatus Chryseobacterium colombiense DNA encoding:
- the rocD gene encoding ornithine--oxo-acid transaminase, with amino-acid sequence MSTTAVKNSQYFIDLENQYGAHNYHPLPVVLDKGEGVFVWDVEGKKYYDFLSAYSAVNQGHSHPKIVNALVEQAQKLALTSRAFYNSKLGEYEQKITTLFGFDKVLPMNSGAEAVETAVKLARKWSYEVKGISENAAKIIVCENNFHGRTTTIVSFSNDPDANQNYGPFTPGFIKIPYNDIAALEEVLNQEAGNIAAFLVEPIQGEAGVYVPNEGFLKNASELCKKHNVLFIADEVQTGIARTGKLIACHHENVQPDILILGKALSGGMYPVSAVLADNEIMNVIKPGQHGSTFGGNPIACAVAVAALDVVEEEKLSERAENLGQIFRAEIEKLITKTDLITKVRGKGLLNAILINDTPDSSTAWNICVQLKENGLLAKPTHGNIIRLAPPLVITEEQLLECVKIIEKTVLEFQK